In the Leptospira limi genome, one interval contains:
- a CDS encoding lytic transglycosylase domain-containing protein, whose amino-acid sequence MRKQSNFIHKIAVFGLGMVFLFESYGKINPSGNNPSDLSAKVKLHSLIAKNRPSLSKKEQKDLVNVIERASYHIRFPKEKITTAKEPMDKLGFLVGLIQTESQFNTRAKSHKGAIGLMQVMPETAKWLANKEGIPFHSEKDLLEPETNLILGVLYLNYLMERTESLEAALLSYNAGLGGYKRFGGVPSYSRTVYKYYEEWKQMPIPTEIPISESIASLFSI is encoded by the coding sequence ATGCGAAAACAATCCAATTTCATCCATAAAATCGCCGTATTTGGTTTGGGAATGGTCTTTCTGTTCGAATCGTACGGGAAAATCAACCCCTCCGGAAACAATCCGAGTGATCTTTCCGCAAAGGTAAAATTACATTCTCTAATTGCCAAAAACCGACCTAGCCTTTCTAAAAAAGAGCAAAAGGACTTAGTCAATGTGATCGAAAGGGCTTCTTACCATATACGATTCCCAAAAGAGAAAATTACTACTGCAAAAGAACCAATGGACAAATTGGGTTTTTTGGTTGGCCTCATCCAAACGGAATCACAATTCAATACACGAGCAAAATCACATAAAGGTGCCATTGGGCTTATGCAAGTGATGCCGGAAACAGCGAAGTGGCTTGCGAATAAAGAAGGAATCCCATTTCATTCCGAGAAAGATCTATTGGAACCTGAAACAAATTTAATCTTAGGTGTTCTTTATTTAAATTATCTCATGGAACGCACAGAATCCCTCGAAGCTGCATTGTTATCTTATAATGCTGGATTAGGCGGATACAAACGTTTTGGTGGTGTTCCTTCTTATTCACGAACAGTATACAAATACTATGAAGAATGGAAACAGATGCCTATCCCTACTGAAATCCCAATTTCTGAATCAATCGCCAGTCTCTTTTCCATTTAA
- a CDS encoding HAMP domain-containing sensor histidine kinase, which produces MEPTLNLYSFFYFGLSLVSGIAYIYFRSRKEELTPSFRGLLIPLLSLFYWSIAWSICNSFLHHLTAYVFVFLKNPAILVLGVSTSELAFRFQKDLFPRWRKWSLRIQTGLALIAGFWNGIGFFFREIRFDPKMEFYVPVQSSENTLIQFSILSIAIVLCLVLVNTLVALFAKYNRLDGSKKKATGGFILAILGILSLAFADILVDLNYVSKPTYLFVLTNLTIIIMTILVLVSLNQDTVPSTVGFKIMTFNLTILYLILSIVANFLFNRFRIDIQNEMSREKHNIKTQLELGNIYPYVYLSDLVIDMQEKNFRINKIEFSENQIESLQNRIPSYEFFKVDTFNNDPTGIYWTSDFFAKNHHFLVAIPYIEYREKVHQTVVWLIITLLFSIFTIFMLYPVLHKTSIVFPLTRLLSGIRRMQSGDLFVSVEVSSKDEIGELSKSFNEMISIVREARFQLEQKIEERTVSLNNTILELRDTQEQLLHAERMSTLGKIAASVAHEINNPLAAIKGSIQFIKDSQFSDDSGQHSPLEIQADSLIESFKNQKRSEVTSRFKRKRELTNFFKSKQVSDPISLADTCFDFHMEEIPIPFLSLFDTKEGIEAFQTRLNEHVIRFHLGIIETAVERASKIVFALKHHSYQGPKDNQKELSLREGIESVLSMYSKSWKPHVELEWNCEGDPIVFGHADELVQVWTNLVYNSFQACPSENGKISISLKTTNSEAVIQIEDNGKGIPEEILPRIFEPFFTTKELGMGTGLGLSIVQKIIENHQGKIQVQSQPGKTLFTIHLPLANS; this is translated from the coding sequence TTGGAACCAACTCTCAACCTCTACAGTTTCTTTTATTTCGGACTCAGTTTGGTCAGTGGGATTGCGTATATTTACTTTCGCTCGAGAAAAGAGGAACTCACCCCCAGTTTTCGAGGCTTACTCATCCCTTTACTCAGCTTGTTTTATTGGTCCATAGCATGGTCGATTTGTAATTCGTTCTTACACCACCTCACTGCCTACGTATTTGTTTTTCTGAAAAATCCAGCCATTCTCGTACTAGGTGTTTCTACTTCTGAGTTAGCATTTCGTTTCCAAAAAGACTTATTCCCACGTTGGCGTAAATGGAGTTTGCGCATCCAAACCGGACTTGCCTTAATTGCAGGTTTTTGGAATGGAATCGGTTTCTTTTTTCGTGAAATTCGTTTTGATCCCAAAATGGAATTTTATGTTCCCGTTCAATCATCAGAAAACACTTTGATCCAATTTTCCATCTTATCCATTGCCATTGTACTTTGTTTGGTGCTTGTGAATACTTTGGTTGCCCTATTCGCAAAATACAATCGATTGGATGGATCCAAAAAAAAAGCAACTGGTGGATTTATCTTAGCAATCCTGGGAATCCTTTCTTTGGCATTTGCTGATATTCTTGTTGATCTCAATTATGTAAGTAAACCCACTTATTTATTTGTTTTAACCAATCTTACGATCATCATCATGACCATACTTGTTTTGGTTTCACTCAACCAAGACACTGTTCCATCGACAGTTGGGTTTAAGATTATGACCTTTAATCTTACAATTTTGTATCTCATACTTTCGATTGTCGCAAATTTTTTATTCAATCGTTTCCGAATCGACATTCAAAATGAAATGAGCAGAGAAAAACATAATATCAAAACGCAATTGGAACTTGGGAATATTTATCCTTATGTTTATTTATCTGACCTCGTCATTGACATGCAGGAAAAAAACTTTCGTATCAATAAAATTGAATTCTCAGAAAACCAAATCGAATCCTTACAAAACAGAATTCCTTCCTATGAATTTTTCAAAGTGGATACATTCAATAATGATCCAACTGGAATTTATTGGACTTCTGATTTTTTCGCAAAAAACCATCATTTTTTAGTCGCAATTCCTTACATTGAATATCGAGAAAAGGTTCACCAAACTGTTGTATGGTTAATCATAACCCTACTTTTTTCGATTTTCACAATCTTTATGTTATACCCTGTATTACATAAAACCAGTATTGTTTTCCCTTTAACGAGACTTCTTTCTGGAATCAGAAGGATGCAATCAGGTGATTTATTTGTTTCAGTAGAAGTTTCCAGTAAAGATGAAATTGGAGAACTCTCAAAAAGTTTTAATGAAATGATTTCGATCGTTAGAGAAGCTAGATTCCAACTCGAACAAAAAATTGAAGAAAGAACTGTTTCTCTCAATAATACAATTTTAGAATTACGTGACACACAGGAACAACTGTTACATGCAGAAAGAATGTCCACATTGGGTAAAATCGCTGCAAGTGTAGCTCATGAAATCAATAACCCACTCGCTGCCATCAAAGGGAGTATCCAATTCATAAAGGATAGTCAATTTTCTGATGATTCAGGCCAACATTCTCCATTAGAGATCCAAGCAGATTCACTCATCGAGAGTTTCAAAAATCAAAAACGTTCGGAAGTAACTTCTAGATTTAAAAGAAAACGAGAACTCACAAATTTTTTTAAATCAAAACAAGTTTCCGATCCAATCTCTCTTGCTGATACCTGCTTCGATTTTCATATGGAAGAGATACCAATTCCATTTTTATCTTTATTTGACACCAAAGAAGGGATCGAAGCCTTCCAAACAAGACTCAACGAACATGTGATCCGTTTCCATTTAGGTATCATTGAAACTGCAGTTGAACGTGCCTCTAAAATTGTATTCGCCTTAAAACACCACTCGTACCAAGGACCCAAAGACAACCAAAAAGAATTGTCCCTAAGAGAGGGCATCGAGTCAGTTTTAAGCATGTATTCCAAAAGTTGGAAACCCCATGTGGAGTTAGAATGGAATTGTGAAGGAGACCCAATAGTATTTGGCCATGCAGACGAACTTGTACAGGTTTGGACCAATTTGGTTTATAATTCTTTCCAAGCTTGTCCCAGTGAAAACGGCAAAATTTCCATCAGTCTCAAAACTACCAATTCTGAAGCTGTGATCCAGATCGAAGATAATGGAAAGGGAATTCCTGAGGAAATTTTACCTCGGATCTTTGAGCCATTTTTCACAACAAAAGAGCTGGGAATGGGCACTGGACTCGGATTGTCTATCGTCCAAAAAATCATCGAAAACCACCAAGGGAAAATCCAAGTCCAAAGCCAACCAGGGAAAACCCTCTTCACCATCCACCTTCCCCTAGCAAATTCCTAG
- a CDS encoding DUF1577 domain-containing protein — protein sequence MAIGRTDSMQELITILESLFDETIIGSDVNIVKHLFYYLKADNREFEFIYEEDNLVAAVEEIEAHTVTLMIPDLVEKGSRRARVRFEVMNINYQFEVVILDIQKDQIIIKTPTELQSYQLRTNKRIPVDDLFMNFIILFRSLSGGSREVGKNLYAESRFPHLMKEVRKDRPDSKLINIMLTEAIERISKDYEIHFYKEDEKLNEFEDFTKKTILRSGKTIYIPDCNRITSYINEPKDDVLFNYYSEHKEMAKELGDEFALDFFESMRKHESRNFYVSYIITPIRLYEDVVGYIKVYSTAMERFTISQNQAIYIFELAEIISYVFTKIAIQYGSYETMQSTTKVVDISLDGLLFEIYDKRLFHYLKRHNIIKMFIPLNKERTMILRGEIIRFLDKGDHYHLGVNYFSSAPDDMLFLESYLFEKSMKILSE from the coding sequence ATGGCAATCGGCAGAACGGATTCGATGCAGGAACTCATCACGATTTTAGAATCGTTATTTGATGAGACGATTATTGGATCTGATGTCAATATTGTTAAACACCTCTTTTACTATCTAAAAGCTGACAACCGAGAATTTGAATTTATCTATGAAGAGGATAACTTAGTAGCTGCTGTTGAGGAAATTGAAGCTCATACAGTGACTCTCATGATCCCTGACCTCGTTGAAAAAGGTTCTCGCAGAGCCCGAGTTCGATTTGAGGTGATGAACATCAATTATCAGTTTGAAGTTGTCATCCTTGATATCCAAAAAGACCAAATTATCATCAAAACTCCAACGGAGTTACAATCTTACCAACTAAGAACGAATAAACGGATCCCAGTTGATGATTTGTTCATGAACTTTATCATTCTCTTCCGGAGTTTGTCTGGAGGTTCAAGGGAAGTTGGGAAAAACCTTTATGCAGAAAGCAGGTTCCCTCACCTAATGAAGGAAGTACGAAAAGACAGGCCAGACAGTAAACTCATCAATATTATGTTAACCGAGGCAATCGAAAGGATATCCAAAGATTATGAAATTCATTTTTACAAAGAAGATGAAAAATTAAACGAATTTGAGGATTTTACAAAAAAAACAATCTTACGTTCTGGAAAAACCATCTACATCCCTGATTGTAACCGAATCACCTCCTATATCAATGAGCCCAAAGATGATGTGTTATTTAATTATTATTCTGAACACAAAGAGATGGCAAAGGAACTAGGAGATGAATTTGCCTTGGATTTTTTTGAATCCATGAGAAAACACGAGTCCAGAAATTTCTATGTTTCTTATATCATTACACCAATCCGTTTGTATGAAGATGTTGTAGGTTATATCAAAGTATATTCCACAGCGATGGAACGTTTTACGATCTCACAAAACCAAGCAATTTATATTTTTGAGTTAGCTGAAATCATCAGTTATGTATTCACAAAAATTGCAATTCAGTATGGAAGTTATGAAACCATGCAATCCACAACCAAAGTTGTCGATATATCATTAGATGGTTTACTTTTTGAAATATACGACAAACGACTGTTTCATTATTTAAAACGTCACAATATCATCAAAATGTTTATCCCATTAAACAAAGAAAGGACCATGATCCTACGGGGTGAAATCATTCGTTTTTTAGATAAAGGAGACCACTACCACCTAGGTGTGAACTATTTTAGTTCAGCACCAGACGATATGTTGTTTCTGGAGTCTTATTTGTTTGAAAAAAGTATGAAAATTCTCTCAGAGTAA
- a CDS encoding penicillin acylase family protein translates to MIHSIKKFIHKRPFLSLLFLFILTLPITLHFLFWGLVSLKAPKYHGEIRSEKLTTKATVIRDEVGIPHIVGEDAKSAYFALGFTMAQDRIFQMELQRRIGKGELTEIFGEKLIPSDQFLKSLLLKQTAENYANQTKQIYPEAWEQLDWFLEGVNHFLETEPLPIEYTILGIKPRPFDRVDAISFLFYMGFSFAEGIKSDSLYSIMESELVGRSASELFPRYDFEPNASILESQPSVKKLTSNLPFPNVNPQNDFKSSEIKSSLSQSNKDITNLKQLVTFVSSLNLPIEPLEGSNSWLVGPSRSASGGAVLANDPHIALSNPGAWYEAYIEYPGYENYGYFLSIIPFPLIAHNRDKAWGLTMLEQDDVNLYMETIEAGKYKSGSNWKELTYYKDEIKQKDGTKIPYQVAITNHGPIITEHIKGYKGRPVSLYWAHHHLDNPLLDVLYKMGKSKSFQELDSASSMIGAPGLNFSYADKNGNIAYYAVGRFPILKSGNPRKILEGSTGENDVIGYVPSKDNPKIINPKNGIIVTANNLVTSGKLSGLGKPEGNWQPPDRFQRLVGILETQEKWSLEELAAIQNDTVSSFAPEYLEILFSSVKEPKTLGGKKVLEILKNWNFEHFPESQGAAVYDVFFYITMKELLIDEMGLEHFELYGDMAEYWNAYRRFIRNPNSNYWDDLRTVGILETRTDILNRSIELTARYLEKNVSATPSLWKWKYLYKIKHPHPLGVLPLIGGVFNIGPLPSAGGAEVVNNLKYKLMKEDWTAMAGPSKRRVIDYGRFEESVTQLPIGNSGNLGSPFYGNLVDDYINGVHRKILYSKSQVGDGKYRLEFHPK, encoded by the coding sequence ATGATACATTCAATTAAAAAATTCATTCACAAGAGACCATTCCTCAGTCTCTTGTTTCTTTTTATCCTAACGTTACCGATTACCTTACATTTCCTGTTTTGGGGACTTGTTTCTTTAAAAGCTCCTAAGTATCATGGTGAGATTCGTTCCGAAAAGTTAACTACAAAAGCAACAGTCATTCGAGACGAAGTGGGAATTCCACATATTGTTGGTGAGGATGCAAAGTCCGCATATTTTGCGTTAGGTTTTACAATGGCGCAGGATCGGATTTTTCAAATGGAATTACAGAGAAGGATTGGGAAAGGTGAACTCACTGAAATTTTTGGTGAAAAACTCATCCCATCTGATCAATTTTTGAAATCGTTATTATTGAAACAAACTGCGGAAAACTACGCCAATCAGACAAAACAAATTTATCCAGAAGCTTGGGAACAATTGGATTGGTTTTTGGAAGGTGTAAATCATTTCTTAGAAACAGAACCATTACCCATCGAATACACAATTCTTGGGATCAAACCTCGACCTTTTGACCGGGTGGATGCGATTTCATTCTTGTTTTATATGGGATTTTCATTTGCAGAAGGGATTAAATCTGATAGTTTGTATTCTATTATGGAATCTGAGTTAGTTGGGAGATCAGCTAGCGAATTATTCCCGAGGTATGATTTTGAGCCAAATGCCTCCATTTTGGAATCCCAACCAAGTGTTAAAAAATTAACATCAAATCTTCCGTTTCCAAACGTAAATCCACAGAATGATTTCAAAAGCAGTGAAATAAAAAGTTCTCTATCTCAATCAAACAAAGATATCACCAACTTAAAGCAGTTGGTTACGTTTGTGAGTTCCCTCAATCTCCCGATTGAACCATTAGAAGGTAGTAATTCGTGGCTTGTTGGTCCAAGTCGCTCTGCGAGTGGTGGTGCAGTTTTAGCCAATGACCCACATATTGCTTTATCCAATCCAGGTGCTTGGTACGAAGCATATATCGAATACCCTGGTTATGAAAACTATGGTTACTTTTTGTCCATTATCCCTTTTCCACTCATTGCTCATAACCGGGACAAGGCATGGGGTTTAACCATGCTTGAACAAGATGATGTGAATTTGTATATGGAAACCATTGAAGCTGGCAAATATAAGTCTGGTTCCAATTGGAAAGAATTAACCTATTACAAAGATGAGATCAAACAAAAAGATGGGACTAAAATTCCTTATCAAGTCGCGATCACAAACCATGGTCCCATTATCACCGAACACATAAAAGGTTATAAAGGTAGGCCAGTTAGTTTGTACTGGGCACATCACCATTTAGACAATCCACTCTTAGATGTTTTGTATAAGATGGGTAAATCTAAGTCTTTCCAAGAATTGGATTCTGCATCTTCTATGATTGGAGCACCTGGTCTCAATTTTAGTTACGCAGATAAAAATGGGAACATTGCCTATTATGCTGTGGGAAGGTTTCCAATTCTAAAATCTGGAAATCCAAGAAAAATTTTAGAAGGTTCGACAGGTGAAAATGATGTGATTGGTTATGTTCCTTCTAAGGACAATCCTAAGATCATCAATCCGAAAAATGGAATCATAGTTACGGCCAATAACCTCGTCACGAGTGGAAAATTATCGGGACTTGGTAAACCTGAAGGAAATTGGCAACCGCCAGATCGTTTTCAAAGGTTAGTTGGAATTCTCGAAACCCAAGAAAAATGGAGTTTAGAAGAACTGGCAGCCATTCAGAATGATACAGTTTCCTCTTTTGCACCAGAATACTTAGAGATTTTGTTTTCCTCAGTGAAAGAACCAAAGACGTTAGGTGGCAAAAAAGTTTTAGAAATCCTTAAAAATTGGAATTTTGAACACTTCCCAGAGTCCCAAGGGGCAGCTGTTTATGATGTTTTCTTTTATATCACAATGAAAGAACTACTCATAGATGAAATGGGACTTGAACATTTTGAACTGTATGGAGACATGGCAGAGTATTGGAATGCTTACCGACGATTCATCCGTAATCCAAATTCGAATTATTGGGATGACCTGAGAACAGTCGGAATCTTAGAAACAAGAACTGATATCTTAAATCGTTCCATTGAACTGACAGCAAGATATTTGGAAAAAAATGTTTCTGCAACTCCAAGTCTTTGGAAATGGAAATATTTATACAAAATCAAACACCCTCATCCGCTAGGCGTTTTACCTTTGATAGGTGGTGTTTTTAACATTGGTCCCTTACCGAGTGCTGGTGGAGCCGAAGTTGTAAACAATCTAAAATACAAATTGATGAAAGAGGATTGGACTGCTATGGCGGGACCTTCCAAACGTAGGGTCATCGATTATGGTAGGTTTGAGGAATCAGTGACACAACTTCCAATTGGGAATAGTGGGAATTTAGGAAGTCCGTTTTATGGAAATCTTGTGGATGATTATATCAATGGGGTCCACAGAAAAATCCTGTATTCGAAAAGCCAAGTAGGAGATGGCAAGTATCGTTTAGAATTCCATCCCAAATAA
- a CDS encoding rhomboid family intramembrane serine protease, with translation MSRNRSQGPSLFGNPILHPLNVILILNCVIFFLQYFANQQLIFRFGLTPDFVLSGEIWQILTYGFLHEVGLLPIHLLFNMYAMYMLGSNIIPIIGKTKFIILYFLSQIGAGIFVVGSAYLNFMLGGGISVLESMTSQTIGASGAVFGLLALFGLFYPNAELLLFIFPVKAKNAVWVSLVIGYLISQFGNAPISNTCHLGGAVTAWLLVKLFPKQFLPTTMPYLPGMEWESPRQSESIPQQKPKVVPVEDLFLDQKKLNETVLRQIESKKDRSSVIQYLQPLQVENANICPPSTYNTEDPICLRCEWLPNCALRKVQE, from the coding sequence ATGAGTAGAAATCGAAGCCAGGGCCCTAGTTTGTTCGGGAATCCGATCCTTCATCCTTTGAATGTCATTTTAATCCTCAACTGTGTTATCTTTTTTTTACAATACTTTGCAAACCAACAATTGATCTTTCGATTTGGACTCACTCCTGACTTTGTGTTAAGCGGAGAAATTTGGCAAATACTAACCTATGGATTTTTACATGAGGTTGGTTTATTACCGATCCATCTTTTGTTTAATATGTATGCAATGTATATGTTAGGAAGTAACATCATTCCGATCATTGGGAAAACTAAGTTTATCATATTATATTTTTTATCACAAATTGGTGCAGGAATTTTTGTAGTTGGTTCTGCTTATTTGAATTTTATGTTAGGTGGTGGAATTTCTGTTTTAGAGTCCATGACCTCTCAAACAATCGGTGCGTCGGGTGCAGTCTTCGGCTTACTTGCGTTATTTGGTTTATTTTATCCGAATGCAGAATTATTGTTATTCATTTTCCCAGTGAAGGCTAAAAATGCAGTTTGGGTATCTCTTGTGATTGGGTATTTGATTTCTCAATTTGGGAATGCACCCATTTCGAATACCTGCCACTTGGGTGGTGCCGTGACTGCTTGGTTACTTGTGAAACTTTTTCCCAAACAATTTTTACCAACGACAATGCCATACCTTCCTGGAATGGAATGGGAATCACCAAGGCAATCTGAATCAATCCCACAACAAAAACCAAAAGTGGTGCCTGTGGAAGATTTGTTTTTGGACCAAAAAAAACTCAACGAAACTGTCTTACGACAAATTGAATCCAAAAAAGATCGATCTTCGGTCATCCAGTATTTACAACCATTACAAGTAGAAAACGCCAATATTTGCCCTCCCTCTACGTATAATACCGAAGATCCCATTTGTTTACGGTGTGAGTGGTTGCCAAATTGTGCCTTACGAAAGGTTCAGGAATAA
- a CDS encoding enoyl-CoA hydratase/isomerase family protein, protein MKSRFESKEYEFLEIESRETEDGTILSIFLNNPSSRNSMTWKMGEEFSDIIHSIRKQKKLPRAVIISGRSDVFCAGGDLNLLRSFSEKSFSQNRRDMRKFYGFFLSVRKLPVPVIAAVNGHAIGAGLSLTFGCDLRIFASDGKYSFNFVRLGIHPGMGSSFLALELLGKSLGGRLLLTGETFNGEMAKEWGLALDAVPKTSVYERAMELALSIAKAAPLALQELKQNLYSWKQLDSALKKEAESQARNFISDDFKETIQSIIEKRDPKFKGK, encoded by the coding sequence ATGAAATCGCGATTTGAATCCAAAGAGTATGAATTCCTAGAAATAGAATCCCGTGAAACAGAAGATGGAACCATCCTTTCCATCTTCTTAAACAACCCTTCTTCCCGTAATTCCATGACATGGAAAATGGGAGAAGAATTTTCTGACATCATCCATTCCATTCGCAAACAGAAAAAATTACCAAGAGCCGTTATCATCTCTGGTCGCAGTGATGTATTCTGCGCAGGTGGTGATTTGAATTTATTACGATCTTTTTCAGAGAAAAGTTTTTCGCAAAACAGACGTGATATGAGAAAGTTCTATGGTTTCTTTTTGTCCGTCCGAAAACTTCCAGTTCCTGTCATTGCTGCAGTGAATGGACATGCAATTGGTGCAGGTCTTTCCTTAACGTTTGGATGTGACTTACGTATTTTTGCAAGTGATGGAAAGTATTCGTTTAATTTTGTCCGATTGGGCATCCACCCGGGAATGGGATCGAGTTTCCTTGCCCTGGAACTTTTGGGAAAAAGTTTAGGTGGTAGGTTACTGCTAACTGGTGAAACGTTTAATGGGGAGATGGCAAAGGAATGGGGACTCGCATTGGATGCCGTACCTAAAACATCTGTGTATGAACGTGCTATGGAACTTGCCCTTTCCATAGCAAAAGCCGCTCCACTTGCCTTACAAGAACTCAAACAAAATTTGTATTCCTGGAAACAGTTGGATTCTGCTTTGAAAAAAGAAGCAGAATCACAAGCGCGAAACTTTATCTCAGATGACTTTAAAGAGACCATCCAGAGTATTATAGAAAAACGAGATCCTAAGTTTAAGGGTAAATAA
- a CDS encoding Crp/Fnr family transcriptional regulator, giving the protein MSDLPLNPDCFLCDYKNHNVLHCAAHETIERINAGKDFTIFPRGKHLVTAGVKAEGFFFIKSGLVRSYVQLASGKEQTLRLSGPGDWVGFRDCISDSISHHNVVAVEDTHACYITGSLIDALVKDDSNFQKEVFRQMAKEWREMEEHVVSLGTKQVHEKLAEILIVLDNAQGRKNHVELKVTRDVLATFIGTKTETLVRALSDLKAREFISVDKNRIDILNRDALYSLSKIA; this is encoded by the coding sequence ATGTCTGACCTTCCACTCAATCCTGATTGTTTTTTATGTGATTATAAAAATCATAATGTGCTCCATTGTGCTGCCCATGAAACAATTGAAAGAATCAATGCAGGGAAAGATTTTACGATTTTCCCTCGTGGCAAACATCTCGTCACTGCCGGTGTAAAAGCCGAAGGATTTTTTTTCATCAAATCAGGACTCGTTCGCAGTTATGTGCAACTCGCCAGTGGAAAAGAACAAACCCTTCGATTGAGTGGGCCTGGTGATTGGGTTGGATTTCGTGATTGTATTTCCGATTCCATTTCTCACCACAATGTAGTTGCAGTAGAGGACACTCACGCTTGTTACATCACAGGATCCCTCATCGATGCTCTGGTCAAAGATGACAGTAATTTCCAAAAAGAAGTATTCCGCCAAATGGCCAAAGAGTGGCGTGAGATGGAAGAACATGTGGTCTCTCTTGGGACCAAACAAGTCCATGAAAAATTAGCAGAGATCCTCATTGTTTTAGACAATGCCCAAGGACGAAAAAACCATGTGGAATTAAAAGTCACAAGGGATGTCCTTGCGACTTTCATTGGTACAAAAACGGAAACCTTGGTCCGTGCGCTTTCGGATCTCAAAGCCAGAGAATTTATCTCCGTCGACAAAAACCGCATCGATATTCTGAACAGAGATGCGTTGTATTCTCTCTCAAAAATTGCCTAA
- a CDS encoding tetratricopeptide repeat protein, producing the protein MVRHFFFPFLFVSFLYAQSPSDRMAFAFRSQSSLDPLRMIVVGEVVGIEKASFYEVDKLSQELEVDTRPDTVTIKVADPKGIRVGQTLYLLEKNQDHKTFRDGNIVGMITVKSVYLTTFFGWQVRGEGYLRLIEDRPVTAARMLDTTKYEEAFIAKKQGDHYFAKGQMDEALRKYKHAVSLDQSSPDLHYALGKAHWKDGEGYVSTAFEYSMAWKNRERFSNPQERLLFLVDYLRFLTFYFKVEGKENKKQLELMPQVAKEARTLYPKIYEVWLYSFEVTYLSLIHTNLAGNTVDLRKTRDELASRSEEFLNKAYSLRKSDYYLHKLACEFYNLRWKETRGSNEETTYRSKLVEHGKLLRLYYTGETTLSEDLLNSIRLAERQSGLL; encoded by the coding sequence ATGGTTCGGCACTTCTTTTTTCCATTTTTATTCGTATCGTTTCTGTATGCGCAGTCACCATCTGATCGTATGGCTTTTGCCTTTCGTAGCCAATCTTCATTAGATCCACTTCGAATGATTGTTGTGGGGGAAGTGGTTGGGATTGAAAAAGCAAGTTTTTACGAAGTCGATAAACTCTCCCAAGAATTAGAAGTCGATACAAGACCGGACACGGTCACAATCAAGGTGGCAGATCCAAAAGGCATTCGAGTCGGCCAAACCCTGTACTTACTCGAAAAAAACCAAGACCACAAAACGTTTCGTGATGGTAACATTGTGGGGATGATTACTGTCAAATCCGTTTACCTCACTACCTTTTTTGGATGGCAGGTACGTGGAGAAGGTTACCTTCGGTTGATCGAAGACAGGCCAGTAACAGCTGCAAGGATGCTCGATACCACAAAGTATGAAGAAGCCTTTATCGCAAAAAAACAAGGTGATCATTATTTTGCAAAAGGCCAAATGGATGAAGCCCTTCGCAAATACAAACATGCTGTATCTTTAGACCAAAGTTCACCTGATTTACATTATGCGCTAGGAAAAGCCCATTGGAAAGACGGAGAAGGGTATGTCTCCACTGCCTTTGAGTATTCCATGGCCTGGAAAAATAGAGAACGATTTTCGAATCCCCAAGAACGTTTATTATTTCTTGTGGATTACTTACGGTTTTTAACTTTTTATTTCAAAGTAGAAGGGAAAGAAAACAAAAAACAATTAGAACTCATGCCGCAAGTGGCAAAAGAAGCACGCACCTTATATCCAAAAATTTACGAAGTTTGGTTGTATAGTTTTGAAGTAACATACTTAAGTTTAATACATACAAATTTAGCTGGGAATACAGTTGATCTTCGCAAAACAAGAGATGAACTTGCTAGCCGTTCAGAAGAATTTTTAAACAAAGCATATTCTCTTAGAAAATCTGACTATTACCTTCATAAATTAGCATGCGAGTTTTACAATTTACGTTGGAAAGAAACAAGAGGATCCAATGAAGAAACCACTTATCGATCCAAACTCGTAGAACATGGTAAACTCTTACGATTGTATTATACTGGCGAAACTACTTTATCGGAAGATTTACTCAATTCCATTCGTCTTGCTGAAAGACAATCTGGATTACTCTGA